The Coregonus clupeaformis isolate EN_2021a chromosome 3, ASM2061545v1, whole genome shotgun sequence genome includes a region encoding these proteins:
- the LOC121543507 gene encoding toll-like receptor 6, giving the protein MRAVAVTLWAVAVLMGVHHCTPSSSEIHTIIVNLSSKNLSSVPGNLPPCTEALDLSQNNIHKLGHEDFQVTTHLRFLNLSWNVLEDIDPETFHPTPLLESLDLSHNQLQNLSDQRYLLLAQNIRDLDLTFNMFHTMTLGVEFHSLTKLVRLGLGAKIIRVEDFINITDVHLQTLTLRLENLTAYESGSLSDVQAEKVSIGLTNKPTDRDLIADALLMFDKVELMGMNLKGYHSYLVELVKERGAVNTTHLYLTNMAITWKDLTNTINAVFESPIIHLSTSDVAIHNPPYFDTPGRGTSHTKSFSARRAGVVTFLFSLESLCNFFINMPVECLAMTETSIIHMTCPKFPSGILQLDLSDCALTDTVFSRVEQQVTIECTTLNKVDILVLRGNNLKNLQTLSKRVQNMSSLRHLDLSLNSLVYSGQECHWPPNIVHLNLSSNGLSESVFSCLPNGTATLDLQNNQISTVPETLLALDSLLALDLSANRLRDLPVCAGFPHLKYLLLRENSLHAPSVSILETCPVLQVLDASRNPFTCTCGLMGFRDLGAGTGLGSGHSAIQLLHWPGAYRCSYPEVWRNSTLEGFQIPEISCNVGLLATAILCPAVAVIIVMVTLCHQLDVLWYLGMIWQWTRAKHRARTQQVRPEDLEGVVFHAFVSYSQHDADWVKGQLLPNLEGSSGGLHICRHERDFVPGKTIVENIIQCVERSRRCVFVLSGHFVRSEWCHYELYFASHQRLTRGSDSVILVLLEPLPQYMIPSKYYQLKAMMGRHTYLEWPQDRGKHRLFWANLRAALQADLPTAPVRDTDE; this is encoded by the coding sequence ATGAGGGCTGTGGCAGTCACCCTCTGGGCTGTAGCTGTGTTAATGGGAGTCCATCACTGCACCCCCTCCTCCTCAGAAATCCACACCATTATTGTCAACCTCTCCTCCAAAAACTTATCCTCTGTTCCTGGAAACCTACCGCCATGCACCGAAGCCCTGGACCTCTCCCAGAATAACATACACAAACTTGGCCATGAGGATTTCCAAGTCACAACTCACCTGAGGTTCCTCAACCTGTCTTGGAATGTCTTGGAGGATATAGATCCGGAGACGTTCCATCCCACACCGCTCTTGGAGAGTCTGGACCTCTCACACAACCAGCTCCAGAACCTATCTGATCAACGGTACTTGCTGTTAGCACAGAACATCAGAGACCTAGATCTGACCTTTAACATGTTCCACACCATGACCCTGGGGGTGGAGTTCCACAGCCTGACGAAGCTGGTGAGACTGGGGCTCGGAGCAAAAATCATCAGGGTGGAGGATTTCATCAACATCACTGACGTACACCTGCAAACTTTGACCCTTCGTCTGGAGAATCTCACAGCCTATGAGAGTGGCAGCCTGAGTGATGTCCAGGCAGAGAAGGTCAGCATTGGCCTGACGAACAAACCCACCGATCGAGATCTGATCGCAGATGCCCTGTTGATGTTTGACAAGGTCGAGCTGATGGGTATGAACCTCAAGGGCTACCACAGTTACCTGGTGGAACTtgtgaaggagagaggggcagTCAACACCACACATCTTTACCTGACCAATATGGCCATCACCTGGAAGGACCTGACAAACACCATAAACGCTGTGTTCGAATCCCCCATCATCCACCTGAGCACTTCAGACGTGGCAATCCACAATCCACCTTACTTTGACACCCCAGGAAGAGGCACATCCCACACTAAATCCTTCTCTGCCAGACGAGCGGGGGTGGTTACCTTTCTCTTCTCCCTGGAATCCCTCTGTAACTTCTTCATCAACATGCCTGTGGAGTGCCTGGCAATGACTGAGACGTCCATCATACACATGACCTGCCCCAAGTTTCCCAGCGGAATACTGCAGTTAGACTTATCAGATTGCGCCCTGACTGATACGGTCTTCTCCAGAGTAGAACAGCAAGTCACTATAGAGTGTACAACCCTGAATAAAGTGGACATCCTGGTTCTGAGAGGGAACAACCTCAAGAACCTTCAAACCCTGAGCAAGAGGGTCCAGAACATGAGCTCTCTGCGTCACCTGGACCTCAGCCTCAACTCGTTGGTTTACAGCGGCCAGGAATGCCACTGGCCACCGAACATTGTCCACCTGAACTTATCCTCCAATGGGCTGAGCGAGTCGGTATTCAGCTGCCTGCCGAACGGCACCGCCACCCTGGACCTCCAGAACAACCAGATCTCCACTGTACCAGAGACCCTGCTAGCCCTGGACTCCCTCCTGGCCCTGGACCTGAGTGCCAACCGGCTGAGGGACCTCCCGGTGTGCGCTGGATTCCCACACCTTAAGTATCTCCTTCTCAGGGAGAACTCCCTCCATGCCCCGTCTGTGAGCATTCTGGAGACCTGCCCTGTTCTACAGGTTCTAGATGCCAGCCGAAATCCCTTCACCTGTACGTGTGGCCTGATGGGCTTCAGGGATCTGGGTGCTGGGACTGGGCTGGGCAGCGGACACTCTGCAATCCAACTTCTCCACTGGCCAGGAGCCTATCGCTGCAGCTATCCCGAAGTCTGGAGGAACTCCACACTGGAGGGCTTCCAGATCCCCGAGATCTCCTGCAATGTCGGCCTGTTGGCAACGGCCATCTTGTGCCCGGCAGTGGCTGTTATCATTGTTATGGTGACTCTGTGCCACCAACTGGACGTTCTGTGGTACCTGGGCATGATCTGGCAGTGGACCCGGGCCAAGCACCGTGCCAGGACCCAGCAGGTCCGGCCCGAGGATCTGGAGGGGGTGGTGTTCCACGCCTTTGTGTCCTACAGCCAGCATGATGCAGACTGGGTCAAGGGCCAGCTCTTGCCTAACCTGGAGGGCTCCAGCGGGGGACTCCACATCTGCCGCCATGAGAGGGACTTTGTCCCAGGGAAGACGATCGTGGAGAACATCATCCAATGCGTGGAGAGGAGCCGGCGCTGTGTGTTCGTCCTTTCTGGCCACTTCGTCCGGAGCGAGTGGTGCCACTATGAGCTGTACTTTGCCAGCCACCAGCGGCTGACCCGTGGGTCTGACAGTGTGATCCTGGTGCTCCTGGAGCCTCTGCCTCAGTACATGATCCCCTCCAAGTACTATCAGCTGAAGGCCATGATGGGCAGACACACGTATCTGGAGTGGCCCCAGGACCGGGGCAAGCACAGGCTGTTCTGGGCCAATCTCAGGGCTGCACTGCAGGCTGACCTGCCCACTGCACCTGTACGAGACACGGatgagtga